From Mannheimia pernigra, one genomic window encodes:
- the murE gene encoding UDP-N-acetylmuramoyl-L-alanyl-D-glutamate--2,6-diaminopimelate ligase, whose translation MKRLFPFITTLDAWVEELTELKQMTLDSRQIQQGDLFIALKGHQVDGRKFILNAIEKGAKIVLAEAEEDQIEVELDPQFAKFNLDRTACCKVISVPQLPKWLSAIAGAFYDNPSQKLVLAGITGTNGKTTTAQLLAQWRNLFGGKSAVMGTIGNGLYGKVQEAVNTTGSAIEIQRNLADFVELGADFCAMEVSSHGLAQFRAEALEFDLAIFTNLSRDHLDYHNTMEEYAEAKFRLFREFETKVQVINADDEIGAKWLSKLPNAVAVSAKPNFNSNHKFVKATAVKFTLQGAVIHFESSWGNGELHSRLIGAFNVSNILTAFAGLLALGFDIQTLIKTAPQLVGVAGRMECITSPNKPMIIVDYAHTPDALEKALEAARLHCEGELYCIFGCGGDRDAGKRALMAAIAEKLADKVIATDDNPRTENNQKIMSDILKGFENQSAVQVIHSREQAIKTAIKQAKASDVILIAGKGHEDYQIIGTEKLHFSDQETARKYLAS comes from the coding sequence ATGAAACGTTTATTCCCTTTCATTACAACACTTGATGCTTGGGTTGAAGAGCTTACCGAGCTAAAGCAAATGACATTAGACAGCCGCCAAATACAACAAGGCGACTTATTTATTGCCCTTAAAGGTCATCAAGTTGATGGCAGAAAATTTATCCTAAATGCGATTGAGAAAGGGGCAAAAATTGTTTTAGCCGAAGCGGAAGAAGATCAAATCGAAGTAGAGCTTGATCCACAATTTGCAAAATTTAACCTAGATCGTACCGCTTGTTGTAAAGTCATTTCGGTGCCTCAGCTGCCAAAATGGCTTTCTGCTATTGCAGGGGCTTTTTACGATAATCCCTCACAAAAATTAGTTTTAGCAGGCATTACTGGCACGAATGGTAAAACGACGACAGCCCAACTGCTTGCACAATGGCGTAATTTATTCGGTGGAAAATCAGCAGTAATGGGCACGATTGGCAACGGCTTATACGGCAAAGTACAAGAAGCGGTAAATACCACAGGCTCAGCAATTGAGATTCAACGTAATCTTGCTGATTTTGTAGAGCTTGGAGCAGATTTCTGCGCAATGGAAGTGAGCTCTCACGGTTTGGCACAATTTCGAGCGGAAGCCTTAGAATTTGATTTAGCCATTTTTACTAATTTAAGCCGAGATCACCTCGATTACCACAACACAATGGAAGAATACGCCGAAGCAAAATTCCGTTTGTTTCGTGAATTTGAAACTAAAGTACAGGTAATTAATGCCGATGACGAAATTGGCGCTAAATGGCTTTCAAAATTACCGAATGCAGTGGCTGTAAGTGCTAAGCCAAATTTCAATAGTAATCATAAATTTGTAAAAGCAACTGCTGTAAAATTTACCTTACAAGGTGCCGTTATTCATTTTGAATCAAGCTGGGGAAATGGCGAATTACACAGCCGCTTAATTGGTGCTTTCAACGTAAGCAATATTTTGACCGCTTTTGCAGGTTTACTTGCATTAGGTTTTGATATTCAAACGCTCATCAAAACAGCTCCGCAATTAGTTGGTGTGGCGGGCAGAATGGAATGTATAACAAGCCCAAATAAACCTATGATAATTGTGGACTACGCTCACACACCTGATGCATTAGAAAAAGCATTAGAGGCAGCACGTTTACATTGCGAAGGTGAACTGTATTGTATTTTTGGCTGTGGAGGCGACCGTGATGCAGGAAAACGCGCTCTGATGGCAGCTATTGCGGAAAAATTAGCAGATAAAGTAATTGCGACAGACGATAATCCAAGAACCGAAAACAATCAAAAAATTATGTCGGATATTCTTAAAGGTTTTGAAAACCAATCTGCGGTACAAGTGATCCATAGCCGTGAACAAGCCATTAAAACCGCGATTAAGCAGGCAAAAGCAAGCGATGTGATTTTAATTGCAGGCAAAGGACACGAAGATTATCAGATTATTGGCACGGAAAAATTGCATTTTTCGGATCAGGAAACAGCAAGGAAGTATTTAGCATCTTAA
- the murF gene encoding UDP-N-acetylmuramoyl-tripeptide--D-alanyl-D-alanine ligase yields MIKLTTQQIADILNAKLIGSGDIMVETTSTDTRQAVENGLFFALKGEHFDAHHYLKSAVKQGCVAVVVERESDIDVPQIVVADTRPAFGELAKWLKAKLNPKTVAMTGSSGKTTVKEMTAKILQKMTACEEDVLYTFGNLNNDLGVPMTLMRLTEQHKYAVIELGANHIGEIAYTTEIVKPDACLVNNVAAAHLAGFGSLDGVAKAKGEIYRGLKDGGKAIVNLAFYYPQWQKEIGSNEIQSFSYIGSDSDSYADYWADEVELLLNGSRFTIHTPQGDIKVELPYLGRHNVSNALAATSLAMSVGATLAAVKAGLEQRLMVKGRLYPLQINENCLFIDDTYNANVDSMRSAISVLQHYPAYRIFVVGDMAELGEESTQCHQDVADFAQQAELDLIVSFGKESAVISQNPQHHFIDKQQMVEFLMTIILQKIEQKQPLVLLAKGSRSQKMETVISELCHQFHINF; encoded by the coding sequence ATGATAAAACTAACCACCCAACAAATCGCTGACATTCTTAATGCCAAACTTATCGGCAGCGGTGATATTATGGTTGAAACCACCAGCACCGACACACGTCAAGCGGTCGAAAATGGTTTATTTTTTGCATTAAAAGGTGAACATTTTGATGCACATCATTATCTTAAAAGTGCCGTGAAGCAAGGTTGTGTGGCAGTTGTCGTTGAGCGTGAGAGTGATATTGATGTGCCACAAATTGTGGTGGCAGATACTCGCCCTGCATTCGGTGAATTGGCGAAGTGGTTAAAAGCAAAACTGAATCCGAAAACGGTAGCAATGACAGGTTCTTCTGGCAAAACTACCGTAAAAGAGATGACTGCAAAAATTTTGCAAAAAATGACCGCTTGTGAAGAGGACGTTTTATATACTTTTGGTAATTTAAACAATGACTTAGGTGTGCCGATGACCCTAATGCGTTTAACGGAACAGCATAAATATGCGGTAATTGAGTTAGGGGCAAATCACATCGGTGAAATTGCTTATACCACTGAAATAGTGAAGCCAGATGCTTGTTTAGTGAATAATGTGGCAGCTGCTCACTTAGCTGGTTTTGGTTCGTTAGACGGTGTTGCAAAGGCGAAAGGGGAAATTTATCGTGGTTTAAAAGACGGCGGCAAAGCGATTGTGAATTTAGCCTTTTATTATCCGCAGTGGCAGAAAGAGATAGGTTCAAATGAAATTCAATCTTTCTCGTATATTGGTTCAGATTCTGATTCTTACGCCGATTATTGGGCAGATGAGGTTGAATTGTTGTTAAATGGCTCACGCTTCACAATCCATACACCACAAGGAGACATCAAGGTCGAACTCCCTTATTTGGGTCGCCATAATGTGAGTAATGCGTTAGCAGCAACCTCACTGGCAATGTCAGTTGGGGCAACATTAGCCGCAGTTAAAGCAGGGCTTGAGCAACGTTTAATGGTAAAAGGGCGTTTGTATCCTTTACAAATTAATGAGAACTGCTTATTTATTGATGATACTTATAATGCCAATGTGGATTCAATGAGGTCAGCCATTTCCGTATTACAACACTATCCTGCATATCGAATTTTCGTCGTAGGCGATATGGCTGAATTAGGCGAAGAAAGTACTCAATGTCATCAAGACGTGGCGGATTTTGCTCAACAAGCGGAGTTAGATTTAATTGTCAGTTTTGGTAAAGAGAGTGCGGTTATCAGCCAAAATCCACAACATCATTTTATTGATAAACAACAAATGGTTGAATTTTTAATGACGATTATTTTGCAAAAAATTGAACAAAAACAACCGCTTGTATTATTAGCAAAAGGCTCTCGTAGTCAAAAAATGGAAACCGTGATTTCCGAGCTTTGTCATCAGTTTCATATCAATTTTTAA
- the mraY gene encoding phospho-N-acetylmuramoyl-pentapeptide-transferase gives MLVWLAEYLVQYNTAFNVVSYITFRAIMALLTAMGIGLWIGPKVIRRLQILKFGQEVRNDGPESHFKKRGTPTMGGVMILAAIGVSTLLWADLRNAYIWFTLFVLFGYGAIGFVDDYRKIVRKNTDGLIARWKYFWLSAIALVAVFGMYAIGKGTAATQLVVPFFKDVMPQLGLFYIILAYFVIVGTSNAVNLTDGLDGLAIMPIILVASAFALIAWATGNFNFAQYLHIPFIPKTSELVILCTAIVGAGLGFLWYNTYPAQVFMGDVGSLSLGGALGVIAVLVRQELLLVVMGGVFVVEALSVILQVGSYKLRQKRIFRMAPIHHHFELKGWPEPRVIVRFWIITLMLVLVGLVTLKLR, from the coding sequence ATGTTGGTTTGGCTTGCTGAATATTTGGTGCAATATAATACAGCGTTTAACGTTGTCTCTTATATTACTTTTCGTGCCATTATGGCGTTATTAACAGCAATGGGAATTGGTCTTTGGATTGGACCGAAAGTGATTCGCCGTTTGCAGATCTTAAAATTTGGTCAAGAAGTGCGTAACGATGGTCCAGAAAGCCATTTTAAAAAACGCGGCACCCCAACAATGGGGGGCGTGATGATTCTTGCTGCTATCGGTGTAAGTACATTGCTTTGGGCGGATCTGCGAAACGCTTATATTTGGTTTACTTTATTCGTCTTATTTGGTTATGGTGCGATTGGCTTTGTGGATGATTATCGTAAAATTGTTCGTAAAAATACGGATGGTTTAATTGCCCGCTGGAAATATTTTTGGTTATCAGCCATCGCATTAGTAGCTGTATTTGGTATGTACGCCATTGGGAAAGGCACCGCAGCAACACAATTAGTTGTCCCATTTTTTAAAGATGTGATGCCACAATTAGGTCTATTTTATATTATTTTAGCTTACTTCGTGATTGTTGGTACCAGTAATGCGGTTAATTTGACCGATGGTCTAGATGGGCTGGCGATTATGCCAATTATTCTAGTCGCCTCAGCGTTTGCATTAATTGCTTGGGCAACCGGTAATTTTAACTTTGCACAATATTTGCATATTCCGTTTATTCCAAAAACATCTGAATTAGTTATTTTATGTACTGCAATTGTAGGCGCTGGCTTAGGCTTTCTATGGTATAACACTTACCCTGCTCAAGTCTTTATGGGCGACGTAGGTTCACTTTCATTAGGTGGAGCATTAGGGGTTATTGCGGTATTGGTTCGCCAAGAATTATTATTAGTAGTGATGGGCGGTGTGTTTGTAGTGGAAGCTCTCTCAGTCATTTTACAGGTAGGCTCTTACAAATTACGCCAAAAACGCATTTTCCGAATGGCTCCGATTCACCATCACTTTGAACTAAAAGGTTGGCCTGAGCCTCGAGTGATTGTCCGATTCTGGATCATTACATTGATGTTGGTGCTAGTCGGTTTAGTCACACTAAAATTACGTTAA
- the murD gene encoding UDP-N-acetylmuramoyl-L-alanine--D-glutamate ligase, which translates to MQNLYKDKIITVIGLGKTGLSCVDFFRQKEATVQVIDTRENPTGAEQLDKNIPLYTGSLKSEWLLNSDLIVISPGLAVARPEIQQAMQAGIEVVGDVELFCREAKAPIIAITGSNGKSTVTTLTTEMAKQAGLKVGMGGNIGVPVLSLLEEDYDLFVLELSSFQLETTYSLKAKAATILNISEDHMDRYRSLADYRNAKLRIYENAEHIIVNGEDAQTYPEQAVKNVIRFAEQNAEYSIRNGIIYSGDTAIISTNKMLISGRHNETNALAAIALAEAAHIPREGIVKGLQVYGGLPHRFQIVATNDGVRWINDSKATNVGSTVAALNGLRVAGKLYLLLGGDGKSADFSALKPLINKPNIFCYCFGKDGQELAKLSEQSVLRETMQEAIAAIRPQLKKGDMVLLSPACASLDQFKNFEQRGEVFVSLAQEQDV; encoded by the coding sequence ATGCAAAACCTATATAAAGATAAAATTATAACGGTGATTGGATTAGGCAAAACAGGGTTGTCTTGTGTTGATTTTTTTAGGCAAAAAGAAGCAACCGTACAGGTGATCGACACACGAGAAAATCCGACAGGTGCAGAGCAATTAGATAAGAATATTCCGTTATATACAGGTAGTTTAAAGAGCGAATGGTTACTCAATTCTGATTTGATTGTAATTAGCCCAGGTTTAGCCGTGGCTAGACCAGAAATCCAGCAAGCCATGCAAGCGGGTATTGAAGTTGTCGGCGATGTAGAATTATTCTGCCGTGAAGCTAAAGCCCCAATTATTGCGATCACTGGTTCAAATGGTAAAAGCACGGTGACAACATTAACCACTGAAATGGCAAAACAAGCAGGGCTCAAAGTTGGAATGGGCGGTAACATTGGTGTGCCTGTTTTAAGCTTATTAGAAGAAGATTATGATCTTTTCGTGCTGGAATTATCAAGTTTTCAGCTTGAAACCACCTACTCACTTAAAGCAAAAGCCGCGACTATTTTAAACATCAGCGAAGATCATATGGATCGCTACCGTTCTCTCGCAGATTATCGCAACGCTAAATTGCGTATTTATGAAAATGCGGAACACATCATTGTAAATGGTGAAGATGCTCAAACTTACCCTGAACAAGCGGTTAAAAATGTAATTCGTTTTGCAGAACAAAATGCAGAATATTCAATACGTAATGGCATAATTTATTCAGGAGATACTGCCATTATTAGCACCAACAAAATGTTAATTAGTGGTCGTCATAATGAGACGAATGCACTCGCTGCAATCGCCTTGGCAGAGGCGGCACATATACCACGTGAAGGCATTGTGAAAGGTTTGCAAGTTTACGGAGGGCTACCTCATCGTTTTCAAATAGTTGCCACAAATGATGGAGTGCGTTGGATAAACGACTCCAAAGCAACCAATGTTGGGAGTACCGTAGCGGCATTAAATGGGCTGAGAGTGGCGGGTAAACTATATTTATTACTAGGCGGTGATGGCAAATCCGCTGATTTTTCAGCGCTTAAACCATTAATTAATAAGCCAAATATTTTTTGCTATTGCTTTGGGAAAGATGGTCAAGAGCTAGCTAAATTAAGTGAGCAGAGTGTGTTAAGGGAAACGATGCAAGAAGCGATTGCCGCTATTCGTCCACAGCTTAAAAAAGGTGATATGGTTTTACTCTCTCCTGCCTGTGCAAGCTTAGATCAGTTTAAAAACTTTGAACAGCGTGGTGAGGTATTTGTTTCGTTGGCACAAGAGCAAGACGTGTAA
- the ftsW gene encoding putative lipid II flippase FtsW, with amino-acid sequence MLEKFKTEWDKWVRLTPSNSLYDRTLIWLFLGLLVIGFIMVTSASIPISTRLNDDPFYFAVRDGLYIIVSIIFCYVFVQIPVEKWEKYNVVLFFISISFLIAVLIFGRSINGAVRWIPLGILNFQPAELAKLAVICYFASFYVRKYDEIRKEKASFWRPAVILFVFGFLLILQPDLGSTFVLFVLTFSMLFIVGAKIMQFMFLGVVGTVLFAVLILTSEYRLKRVTSFMDPFADAYGDGFQLSNSQMAFGQGQFWGQGLGNSVQKLEYLPEAHTDFVMAVAGEEFGFFGIICIVLLLLLLTMRALKISRESLILEERFKGYMAFGIAIWIFLQGFVNLGVASGLLPTKGLTFPLVSYGGSSLVIMSTAIAVLLRIDHENRAERIGHAKIKTL; translated from the coding sequence ATGTTAGAGAAATTTAAAACAGAATGGGATAAATGGGTCAGATTAACGCCTTCTAATTCACTGTATGACAGAACCCTAATTTGGCTATTTTTAGGGTTACTTGTTATCGGATTTATTATGGTTACGTCCGCTTCTATTCCCATCAGTACAAGATTAAATGATGATCCGTTCTACTTTGCGGTTCGTGATGGCTTATATATTATTGTCTCCATTATTTTTTGCTATGTTTTTGTACAGATTCCCGTCGAAAAATGGGAAAAATATAATGTCGTGCTATTTTTTATCTCCATTAGTTTTTTGATCGCCGTACTGATTTTTGGTCGATCGATTAATGGGGCTGTGCGTTGGATCCCATTAGGCATTCTTAATTTCCAGCCAGCAGAGTTAGCTAAATTAGCCGTAATTTGCTATTTTGCGAGTTTTTATGTGCGTAAATATGATGAAATCCGTAAGGAAAAAGCCAGTTTCTGGCGGCCAGCAGTGATTTTATTTGTATTTGGTTTTCTACTCATTTTACAGCCCGATTTGGGCAGTACTTTTGTATTATTTGTACTTACATTTTCAATGCTCTTTATAGTCGGAGCGAAAATTATGCAATTTATGTTTTTAGGGGTAGTCGGAACGGTATTATTTGCTGTGCTGATATTAACTTCTGAATATCGCCTAAAACGCGTTACCTCATTTATGGATCCTTTCGCAGATGCTTATGGGGATGGTTTCCAGCTTTCTAATTCCCAAATGGCATTTGGACAAGGTCAATTTTGGGGACAAGGCTTAGGAAATTCAGTACAAAAATTGGAATATTTACCTGAAGCTCACACTGACTTTGTAATGGCTGTAGCGGGGGAAGAATTTGGCTTCTTTGGTATTATTTGCATCGTGCTTTTATTATTACTATTGACGATGAGAGCATTAAAAATCAGCCGAGAATCCTTAATTTTAGAAGAGCGTTTCAAAGGCTATATGGCATTTGGTATTGCGATTTGGATTTTCTTGCAAGGATTTGTGAATTTGGGCGTAGCATCAGGATTATTGCCTACTAAAGGTTTAACTTTCCCGTTAGTGAGCTATGGTGGCTCAAGCTTGGTGATTATGTCCACTGCTATTGCGGTATTGTTGAGAATAGATCATGAAAATCGGGCTGAGCGAATTGGTCATGCCAAAATAAAAACCCTATAG
- the murG gene encoding undecaprenyldiphospho-muramoylpentapeptide beta-N-acetylglucosaminyltransferase produces the protein MAKKLLVMAGGTGGHVFPAIAVARELQKQGWQIRWLGTKDRMEATLVPKYGIEIDFIEISGLRGKGLGALLKSPFAICKAVMQARKIIKNYQPDAVLGMGGYVSGPGGIAAKLCGVPVILHEQNAVAGLTNVWLSKIARKVLQAFPTAFNNAEVVGNPVREDLLSLPLPNERFAKRDYPINILVMGGSQGARVMNQTVPEVAKVLGSNVFISHQVGKGNLVGIKEIYQQTGNGIASEFIDEMKVAYEWADLVICRSGALTVCEIAAVGLPAIFVPFQHKDRQQFLNANYLAESGAAVIIEQEEFNAQSLLNTLQPLIADRQKLLDMAIKARAKAMPYAAQRVAEVIIQEAN, from the coding sequence ATGGCTAAAAAATTATTAGTGATGGCAGGTGGTACAGGCGGACACGTTTTTCCTGCAATAGCTGTCGCACGAGAGTTGCAAAAACAGGGCTGGCAAATTCGTTGGCTAGGTACGAAAGACAGAATGGAAGCCACTCTTGTTCCAAAATATGGCATAGAAATTGACTTTATTGAAATTTCAGGCTTGCGAGGTAAAGGGCTCGGTGCATTACTGAAATCTCCTTTTGCGATCTGTAAAGCGGTGATGCAGGCTCGTAAAATCATTAAAAACTATCAGCCAGATGCAGTGCTAGGTATGGGTGGGTATGTTTCTGGACCAGGTGGTATTGCAGCGAAATTATGCGGTGTACCCGTAATTTTACACGAGCAAAATGCCGTAGCAGGTTTAACGAATGTATGGCTTTCAAAAATTGCTCGCAAGGTGTTGCAAGCCTTTCCAACCGCTTTTAATAATGCAGAAGTAGTAGGCAATCCTGTGCGTGAAGATTTATTGTCTTTGCCTTTACCAAATGAGCGTTTTGCCAAACGAGACTATCCTATCAATATTTTAGTAATGGGCGGCAGCCAAGGGGCGAGAGTGATGAATCAAACCGTGCCAGAAGTAGCGAAAGTGTTGGGTAGCAATGTGTTTATTAGCCACCAAGTTGGTAAAGGTAATTTAGTTGGTATCAAAGAAATATATCAACAAACGGGCAACGGCATTGCCTCAGAATTTATTGATGAGATGAAAGTGGCGTATGAATGGGCAGATTTAGTTATTTGCCGTTCAGGAGCTTTAACGGTTTGTGAAATTGCTGCCGTTGGCTTGCCTGCTATTTTCGTCCCATTCCAACATAAAGATAGACAACAATTTTTAAATGCGAATTATTTGGCGGAATCTGGAGCTGCAGTGATTATTGAGCAAGAGGAGTTTAATGCCCAATCATTATTGAACACGTTACAGCCATTAATTGCCGATCGCCAAAAATTATTAGATATGGCAATCAAAGCCAGAGCCAAAGCAATGCCATACGCGGCACAACGTGTGGCAGAAGTGATTATTCAAGAAGCGAATTAA
- the murC gene encoding UDP-N-acetylmuramate--L-alanine ligase, with product MKNFQDKIKKLVPEMRRVSQIHFIGIGGAGMSGIAEVLLNEGYQISGSDIAESTVTQRLSAAGAKVFIGHRAENIVNASVVVVSTAIDETNPEIIAAREVRIPVIRRAEMLAEIMRFRHGIAISGTHGKTTTTAMISMIYTEAKLDPTFVNGGLVKSAGKNAHLGASRYLIAEADESDASFLHLQPMVSVVTNIEPDHMDTYGGDFEKMKDTYVRFLRNLPFYGLAVMCADDETVMEIAPGVGRQVITYGFSEKADYRIEDYQQTGFQGHYTVICPTGERIDVLLNVPGKHNALNATAALAVAKEEGIENKAILAALADFQGAGRRFDPLGSFIRPNGKIMLVDDYGHHPTEVDVTIQAARQGWEGKRVVMIFQPHRYSRTRDLFDEFVQVLSKVDALVLLDVYAAGESPIVGADSKALARSIRNLGKVDPILVSDTDQLGEVLDQIIQDGDLILAQGAGSVSRLSRGLAESWKK from the coding sequence ATGAAAAATTTCCAAGATAAGATAAAGAAATTAGTGCCAGAAATGCGTCGTGTAAGCCAGATTCACTTTATTGGCATTGGTGGTGCAGGGATGAGCGGAATTGCAGAAGTACTACTTAACGAGGGCTATCAAATTTCAGGTTCGGATATTGCTGAGAGTACTGTCACTCAACGCCTGTCGGCTGCTGGTGCCAAGGTGTTTATTGGGCATCGAGCAGAAAATATTGTAAATGCAAGTGTGGTTGTGGTTTCAACTGCAATTGATGAAACGAATCCAGAAATTATTGCTGCTCGTGAAGTGAGAATCCCTGTTATCCGCCGAGCAGAAATGTTGGCAGAAATTATGCGTTTCCGTCATGGTATTGCAATTTCTGGCACACATGGAAAAACAACTACAACAGCAATGATTTCAATGATTTATACCGAGGCAAAATTAGATCCGACCTTTGTAAATGGCGGTTTGGTTAAATCAGCTGGTAAAAATGCCCATTTAGGGGCAAGCCGTTATTTAATTGCTGAGGCGGATGAAAGCGATGCTTCTTTTCTGCATTTGCAGCCAATGGTATCGGTTGTAACAAATATTGAGCCGGATCATATGGATACTTACGGCGGTGATTTTGAAAAAATGAAAGATACCTATGTTCGTTTTTTGCGTAATCTGCCTTTCTACGGTTTAGCGGTGATGTGTGCCGATGATGAAACGGTAATGGAGATTGCTCCGGGCGTTGGTCGTCAAGTGATTACTTATGGCTTTAGCGAAAAAGCAGATTATCGTATTGAAGATTATCAGCAAACAGGTTTTCAGGGGCATTATACGGTGATTTGCCCAACGGGCGAGCGTATTGATGTATTGCTCAACGTGCCAGGTAAGCATAATGCGTTAAATGCAACTGCCGCTTTAGCCGTTGCTAAAGAAGAAGGTATTGAAAATAAAGCAATTTTGGCAGCATTAGCTGATTTCCAAGGTGCAGGTCGTCGCTTTGATCCACTAGGTTCATTTATTCGCCCGAATGGTAAAATTATGTTGGTTGATGATTATGGTCATCATCCGACAGAAGTAGATGTGACTATTCAAGCCGCCCGTCAAGGGTGGGAGGGGAAGCGTGTCGTGATGATTTTCCAACCGCATCGTTACTCACGTACGCGTGATTTATTCGATGAGTTTGTTCAGGTGCTTTCTAAAGTTGATGCGTTAGTTTTATTAGATGTTTATGCGGCTGGTGAATCCCCGATTGTTGGTGCAGACAGTAAAGCTTTGGCACGTTCTATACGCAATCTGGGGAAAGTGGATCCGATTTTAGTTTCAGATACAGATCAACTTGGCGAGGTGCTAGATCAAATTATTCAAGATGGTGATTTAATTTTAGCTCAAGGTGCAGGTAGCGTGAGCCGCCTTTCTCGTGGTTTAGCAGAAAGTTGGAAAAAATAG